In the Helianthus annuus cultivar XRQ/B chromosome 11, HanXRQr2.0-SUNRISE, whole genome shotgun sequence genome, one interval contains:
- the LOC110888231 gene encoding mitogen-activated protein kinase kinase kinase 18, whose translation MTNLTNCTKGHIIGRGSTATVSIATTVTGDRFAVKSTKLSKSLLLQKEQHFLSKLRSPYIIEYIGFNVDYANDIPLYDLFMEYATGGAVTDVIKRQGGSLDECLIRSYTHQILQGLDYLHSNKLVHCDIKCSNILVCEDGVKIGDLGCAKLVENCGDTSSGFSGTLVFMAPEVARGVKQEFAADVWALGCTVIEMATGCNPWPEMNNPVSALYRIGYSGDVPLFPMWLSDEGKDFLKNCLQRKDEERWTVKELLQHPFVNINSSSEKIESFDSPSSILDHGFWDCFEVTDTPSSTKFMTFSGESPVDRIKKLVETTPCVNYCMTNWIAEEDWITVRSNHVDENSNITYEDSQTDVEKEDDDSESTRSDSESLSELYVEVGFSDSVRIIVESNVLETSDANVVNSKFLGFKNINNDSCLLVDSNLNVALLIIAILAFAYVLIFK comes from the coding sequence ATGACTAATCTAACGAACTGCACAAAAGGCCACATCATCGGCCGCGGCTCCACCGCCACCGTCTCCATTGCCACCACCGTCACAGGAGACCGGTTCGCCGTCAAGTCAACAAAACTCTCCAAATCATTGCTCTTACAAAAAGAGCAACACTTTCTTTCTAAACTAAGATCCCCTTATATAATCGAGTACATCGGATTCAATGTCGATTATGCGAATGATATTCCATTGTATGATCTGTTCATGGAGTATGCAACTGGCGGCGCTGTTACCGATGTAATTAAGAGACAAGGAGGGTCTCTTGACGAGTGTTTGATCCGATCTTACACTCATCAGATTCTACAAGGGTTGGATTATCTTCACTCCAATAAGTTGGTGCATTGTGATATTAAATGTTCAAATATATTGGTGTGTGAAGATGGTGTCAAAATTGGTGATCTGGGCTGTGCTAAATTGGTGGAGAATTGTGGAGATACATCCTCTGGATTTTCTGGTACACTGGTTTTTATGGCGCCTGAGGTTGCGCGAGGCGTAAAACAAGAGTTTGCGGCTGACGTGTGGGCTCTTGGGTGTACGGTTATCGAAATGGCAACGGGTTGCAACCCGTGGCCAGAGATGAATAACCCGGTCTCTGCTTTGTACAGAATCGGGTATTCGGGTGATGTACCGTTGTTTCCGATGTGGTTATCGGATGAAGGTaaagatttcttgaaaaattgtTTGCAACGAAAAGATGAAGAAAGATGGACGGTGAAAGAGCTTCTTCAACACCCTTTTGTTAATATAAACTCGAGTTCGGAAAAGATTGAAAGTTTTGATTCTCCAAGTAGTATCCTGGATCATGGATTCTGGGATTGTTTCGAGGTCACCGACACTCCATCTTCGACCAAGTTCATGACATTCTCCGGCGAATCTCCGGTTGACAGAATAAAAAAATTAGTGGAAACCACTCCTTGTGTAAATTATTGTATGACAAATTGGATTGCAGAAGAAGATTGGATCACAGTGAGAAGTAATCACGTGGACGAGAATTCAAATATAACCTATGAAGATTCACAAACAGATGTAGAGAAGGAAGATGATGACAGTGAGTCAACTCGTTCAGACTCGGAATCTCTATCAGAATTGTATGTAGAAGTTGGGTTTTCTGACTCGGTTAGAATCATAGTAGAATCTAATGTACTTGAAACTAGTGATGCAAATGTTGTTAATTCAAAATTTCTTGGTTTCAAGAACATTAATAATGATAGTTGTTTGCTTGTTGATTCAAATCTGAACGTTGCATTATTGATTATTGCTATATTGGCCTTTGCATATGTTCTTATTTTTAAGTAG